From the genome of Candidatus Acidiferrales bacterium:
GCGGGGATATCTCGCTGACTTCTGGAAACGGCCGCATCACGGCGAACACTTCCGGTGGAGACATCGAGATCAAAACGGCAACGGGGTCGGTTGATATATCGTCGTCCGGGGGAACAATTACGGTTGGTCTTGTCCCTAAAGGCGATGAAGAGAGCAAAGTGGAATCGAGTTGCGGCGACGTGTATTTGTACATTCCTTCTGATGTGAAAGCAAATATCAAAGCAGAAGTATTCGGAGGGGAAGACAGTGAAATATTTAATGGATTGACCGGCGCCTCCTTCAAGATGTCAACCGGTTACGGCAAAAAAGAGGCGGACTTCGTCATCAACGGCGGCGGCCAGCCAATATACCTGCGCACTTCGAGTGGAAACATTTACGTCAAAGATTTGAATTCATTCTCTAAATAACCAAAACAAGGAGGAGCAGCCATATGAAAGCCACAAAATTTCTCACCGTAGTTTTTATTTGTCTCGCAGCACGTTCAAGCCAGGCGATGGTCCGCGGAAGTGAGGTCGTCGAGGAGTTCCATCAATCATACGCGCTCTCAGATGGCGGCTCAGTACGGCTGAACAATATTAACGGCGGGGTGGAAATAAAAGTCTGGGATAAGCGTGAAGTCGAAGTCGATGCCGAAAAGCGTGCAGACGACAAAGACATGATGGAACAGTTGCAGATCGTTGTCAATGCTTCTCAAGACCTTGTAGACATAGACACCAAATACCCTGACGATAACAATACTCACAATGACCATGGACCGTGGGTGGAGTATACGATCACCGTACCGAGGGATGCCAACCTCGACAGAATAAAGATCATCAATGGCGACATAGAGATCTCAGGAGTCGGTGGAAAGATGAACGCGTCAACGATAAACGGAATTGTCCGAGCGTCGGATGTCAAGAATGATTGCATACTGGAAACAGTCAATGGAACAATTGATGCTGATTTTGCCTCATTGAAGTCCCGATGCGATCTGAGAATAAAATCTGTGAATGGGTCGATCGCAGTTAATTTACCTGCAGATCTGAACGCGAGAATAAAAGCAAAGACGGTCAGCGGGCATATTTCAAATGATTTTGGCATTGTCTTATCACGCGATAGTGATGATCATTCCTTCGTTAAGATCGGGGATTCGATTGATGGGAAGATAGGTAATGGTGATGGATATGTTAATGCTGAGACTGTAAACGGAAGCATAAAGATTTTGAAATCAGGGGAAGGCAAGTGAAGCATCTGCTTCTTTTGCTAACCGCAGCAAATGTCCATATCCTGTTTATCAATTCGAATCTACTTGCAGATCGGAGAGACTCGACGTCTGTTGAAGCTGTTCGGTGCGATTCGGAAATAAAAATAGATGGCATCCTTTCGGAACAGGTTTGGCATCGCGATGGGTTTGCACGATTTAAGGAGCGGGATCCGAACGAAGGGACAAAACCGAGCAAGCGAACTGAAGTCTGGATAGCGTACGACGACGAAGCAATTTACGTCGCTGCGAGAATGTATGATACCGCTCCCGATTCTATTGTCGCGCGCCTGGCACGAAGAGACACTAAGGTTTCTTCTGATTATTTCGTATTCTACGTAGATTCGTATCATGATCATCGGTCAGGGTTTTATTTTGCAATCAACGCTGCCGGCACAATTGGCGACGGCGTGCTTTACAATGATGATTGGAGCGACGGAACGTGGGACGGAGTCTGGGAGGGAAAAGCTCACGTCGATTCTCTCGGATGGACTGCCGAGATGAGAATCCCGTTCTCTCAATTGAGATTCGAACATGACACTTCTTACATCTGGGGGGTTGACTTTGAGAGGTTCATCGGACGGAATAATGAAGATGACTATGCGGTCTACACCCCGAAAAACTCCAGCGGATTTGCCTCTCGATTTATTGATTTAATCGGGATACGGGATATCAACGCACATCGTCCGGTAGAGTTGCTTCCGTATTTTATTACTAAGGCCGAGTATTTGAATGTTGGATCCAGCGATCCGTTCAACGACGGTTCGCGATATACTCCCGGTATCGGCGGAGATTTCAAAATCGGCATAGGAAATAATCTAACGCTTGATGGAACAATAAATCCGGATTTTGGCCAGGTCGAAGTCGATCCGGCGGTTGTGAACCTGAGCGATATCCAGACTTACTACGATGAGAAAAGACCATTCTTCATCGAGGGGGCGGATATTTTCAATAACTTCGGTCAAGGAGGGGCAAATAATTTTTGGGGCTTTAATTTTAGCAATCCTCAATTTTTCTACAGCCGGAGGATTGGGCGACCGCCGGAAGGAAGCGTTCCGTCAGCTGACTTTGTTGATGAGCCCGCCGGTACCCCGATAATCGGCGCGGCCAAACTTACGGGGCGGATCGGTGACGGATGGACCGTCGGAATGGTAGACGCCGTGACGGCGTCTCAAAACGCGCGTGTAGATTCGTCCGGTAATATTTTTTCCGTCCCCGTAGAGCCTCTGACTTACTATGGAGTAGCGAGGATTCGCAAGGAAATGAATGCAGGCAACCAGGGCATTGGATTCATTTCTACGCTGTCCGAACGTAGCTTCAGGGACAGCACTTTGAGAGATCAACTAAATGGCAGCGAGGCGGTATTCGCTGCGGATGGCTGGACATTTTTGGATCGTGATAAGGAATGGGTTTTGACCGGATGGACAGGAATGAGCGAGGTTAAGGGTGACAGGAACAGAATGATTTCATTGCAGGAGAGTGAGCCTCATTACTTGCAGCGGCCGGATGCGGGCTATCTTCATTTTGACAGCAACGCAACTTCATTGACAGGCTACGCGGGAAGAGTCTGGCTAAACAAGCAGAAGGGAAATGTTTACGTAAACGCAGCTCTCGGATTTATCGATCCGAGGTTCGATGTCAATGACCTCGGTTTCATGTGGCGCGGAGACGTAGTGAACGGCCACACGGTGGTCGGCTATCAATGGACCGAGCCTGGAACGTTCGCTCGTTATGCGGGCCTCTACTTTGCGTTGTTCAGGAGCTATGATTTCGGAGGAAAAGTCACTTGGAGCGGCTATTTCACACAAGGCAACATTACATTCTTGAACTACTATTCGGTCTTCGGCTTCTTTGCTTATAATCCACAGAGCATGAGTGATTATTCGACTCGCGGTGGCCCCAGAGTGTTGAACCTGCCCGGCTGGGAAACTGATATCCAACTAAGCTCTGATGATAGAAAAATTTGGATTGTGAACGCAGAAGTACATCCGTTAAACTACCGGACCGGTGACCATGATGTCACATATAGCACTACCGTTCAATGGAGACCGCAGCCCGACGTTTCATTCAGCCTTGGACCGTCATTTGAGCAATCGAATTGGGATGCGCAGTGGGTTGGGAACTTCGTCGATCAGTCTGCGGTGAGTACTTATGGGACCCGATATGTTTTCGCAACATTGAAACAAAAAACGCTGTCGGCAACCATCCGACTCGACTGGACATTCACGCCCCAGCTAAGTCTCCAGCTCTATGCGCAACCGCTTATATCGGCCGGAGATTACCATAACTATAAGGAACTTGCGAGACCGGGTTCTTATGATTTCAATTTTTACGGGAGAGACGGAAGCACGATTGCTGAGGTCGCTGGTACATATCAGGTTGACCCCGGTGGACAAGGCAACTCATTTACCTTTTCCGACCCGAATTTTAACTACAAGTCTTTGCGCGGCGATGCCATATTGAGATGGGAATACACGCCAGGTTCGACGCTGTATCTTGTCTGGACACAAAATAGAACCGACTCTCAGTTGCCGGGTTTCATGGAAATAGACCGCGACCTGAGACGCCTCATGTCTGCACGTCCCGATAACATTTTCCTTCTAAAGTTTACGTACTGGTTCAATATGTAGTTCGTCCTCGTTAAACTCGACCTACTTTTTCGCCCCGAAATATTCCTTCATAGGTTTGAAATAGAATTTCTTCCATCCATCTTTGTACGAATCGGCTTGACCGTCGGGAATGTTGCTGTGTGTGAGTGTAAGTTTTGTACCACCATCTACACGCTCCAGGGTTACCTCTAATCTGGAGTCTTCACCGTCGGCAGGGAATTCCGTCGTCCGCCAGGCTTGAACAATTTTTTTGTTCGGCTGAAGTTCTAAGTTTGTCCCTTTTATGTAATCACCGAAAGCGGTGAAACGACCGCCGACTTTTGGATCCACCCGCGCTCTTTCGCCTGTAAACGCCGCGTGTTCTTTGCCGCTCAGCCATGCGCTGTAAATTCTCTTTGCGGTGGCGGGTAAAGTTGTCGAAATCTTAAATGACTGCGCCATTCTATCTTCTCCTCCTGTGTGTTTTGCTTTCCAAGAAAATAAAATAAAAGTCGCCCTGTTGCAATTGGATACTCGACAGTTATCAGGTTTGTTTTTCGAATGATTGAAGATATATTCATTGGGTATTGGCTAATGTGAGATATTACGAGGTTAATCATGAGGATCGCCGACAAATCGATGAAAGATCTTCTACAAATTCCGGGAGTTGGAAAATCGATCGCACAGGATTTTCTTTCAATCGGGATCAAATCGATGCAAGACTTGAAGGGGAAAAATCCTGAAACACTCTATAGATTGGTCAATGAAAAAAAGGGGATTGTGCAGGATCGTTGTCTCCTTTACGTTTTCAGGTGTGCTGTTTATTATGCTTCAACCGCAAAATCCATCCAGCACCCGGATCGGCTGAAGTGGTGGAATTGGACAGATGCGAAAACGTCCCGTGAGAATTGAAATGCGCATGTAGCCGGGTGTTGTGTCGGGAACCTCCTTCTATCTTTGATTTTTCCTTCCCGATGGCTATATTTTATGCCACGACGCTTTAAAGAGCTTGTGCTTGGCAAATCCCAAGCGTCGCAATCTTTGTTGGATTGAAGAATTGGGGCGTAGCCAAGTGGTAAG
Proteins encoded in this window:
- a CDS encoding DUF4097 family beta strand repeat-containing protein, whose amino-acid sequence is MKATKFLTVVFICLAARSSQAMVRGSEVVEEFHQSYALSDGGSVRLNNINGGVEIKVWDKREVEVDAEKRADDKDMMEQLQIVVNASQDLVDIDTKYPDDNNTHNDHGPWVEYTITVPRDANLDRIKIINGDIEISGVGGKMNASTINGIVRASDVKNDCILETVNGTIDADFASLKSRCDLRIKSVNGSIAVNLPADLNARIKAKTVSGHISNDFGIVLSRDSDDHSFVKIGDSIDGKIGNGDGYVNAETVNGSIKILKSGEGK
- a CDS encoding DUF5916 domain-containing protein: MKHLLLLLTAANVHILFINSNLLADRRDSTSVEAVRCDSEIKIDGILSEQVWHRDGFARFKERDPNEGTKPSKRTEVWIAYDDEAIYVAARMYDTAPDSIVARLARRDTKVSSDYFVFYVDSYHDHRSGFYFAINAAGTIGDGVLYNDDWSDGTWDGVWEGKAHVDSLGWTAEMRIPFSQLRFEHDTSYIWGVDFERFIGRNNEDDYAVYTPKNSSGFASRFIDLIGIRDINAHRPVELLPYFITKAEYLNVGSSDPFNDGSRYTPGIGGDFKIGIGNNLTLDGTINPDFGQVEVDPAVVNLSDIQTYYDEKRPFFIEGADIFNNFGQGGANNFWGFNFSNPQFFYSRRIGRPPEGSVPSADFVDEPAGTPIIGAAKLTGRIGDGWTVGMVDAVTASQNARVDSSGNIFSVPVEPLTYYGVARIRKEMNAGNQGIGFISTLSERSFRDSTLRDQLNGSEAVFAADGWTFLDRDKEWVLTGWTGMSEVKGDRNRMISLQESEPHYLQRPDAGYLHFDSNATSLTGYAGRVWLNKQKGNVYVNAALGFIDPRFDVNDLGFMWRGDVVNGHTVVGYQWTEPGTFARYAGLYFALFRSYDFGGKVTWSGYFTQGNITFLNYYSVFGFFAYNPQSMSDYSTRGGPRVLNLPGWETDIQLSSDDRKIWIVNAEVHPLNYRTGDHDVTYSTTVQWRPQPDVSFSLGPSFEQSNWDAQWVGNFVDQSAVSTYGTRYVFATLKQKTLSATIRLDWTFTPQLSLQLYAQPLISAGDYHNYKELARPGSYDFNFYGRDGSTIAEVAGTYQVDPGGQGNSFTFSDPNFNYKSLRGDAILRWEYTPGSTLYLVWTQNRTDSQLPGFMEIDRDLRRLMSARPDNIFLLKFTYWFNM
- a CDS encoding SRPBCC family protein, with product MAQSFKISTTLPATAKRIYSAWLSGKEHAAFTGERARVDPKVGGRFTAFGDYIKGTNLELQPNKKIVQAWRTTEFPADGEDSRLEVTLERVDGGTKLTLTHSNIPDGQADSYKDGWKKFYFKPMKEYFGAKK
- a CDS encoding helix-hairpin-helix domain-containing protein; translation: MRIADKSMKDLLQIPGVGKSIAQDFLSIGIKSMQDLKGKNPETLYRLVNEKKGIVQDRCLLYVFRCAVYYASTAKSIQHPDRLKWWNWTDAKTSREN